TCGCCACGCGCCTCCGGGCGTTCTGGACCGTCGTGGTGGGTGCCGCGACCGCCGCGGTGGTCGCCGGCATCGGCACGATCGTGGCCGGCCCGGTCTACGGCGTCGTGCCGGACCACCGCTGGCAGGTGTTCCTCTTCGCCTGGCTGTACGACGCGATCGTCATCGCCCTCGGGGTCGGCCTGCACCCGCTGCTCGGCCGGTGGACGACGCCGATCCTCACGATGCTCTTCGTGATGCTCAACTTCACGAGCTCCGGCGGGATCTTCCAGCCGACGTTCCAGCCCGGGTTCTTCGCGGCCCTGAACACGTTCTGGAGTGGCGCAGCGTGGCTGCAGGCCGCCCAGGACCTCGTGTACTTCCCGGGGTCCTCGCTCGGCCGCCCCGCGCTCGTGCTGGCGCTCTGGCTCGCCGTCGCGGTGCTGCTGGGCGTCGTCGTGCACGGCCTCGCCGCGCGTCGGAGCCGCCTCGCCCGGGAGCGCGCGGTCTCGCAGTACGAAGAGGAGTCGGTCGTCGCGGCGTAGCGCGGTCCGCCCTGCACGACCCGACCGCCGGTACGCTGACGCCGTGGACCTCAGCGCCGACCTGGACTTCGCCCGCTCCCTCGCCGACACCGCCGACGCGATCAGCCTCGAGCGCTTCCGCGCCGCGGACCTGCACGTGTCGAAGAAAGCCGACAGCACGCACGTGACCGACGCCGACCAGGCGGTCGAGCGCGCCCTGCGGGACCGGCTCGCCGCCGAGCGGCCGGACGACGCGTTCCTCGGCGAGGAGACCACCGCGGACACCGGCGCCGAGGCCACGAGCGAGGGACACCGGCAGTGGGTCGTCGATCCGATCGACGGCACCGCGAACTACCTGCGGGGCGTCCCGGTGTGGGCGACCCTCATCTCCCTGGCCGTCGACGGCCGTCCGGTGCTCGGCGTGGTCAGCGCGCCCGCGCTCGGGAAACGCTGGTGGGCCGCCGAGGGGCTCGGCGCGCACTCCACCGACGGCCCGCTCCGGGTCTCCGGCGTCGCGGAGCTCGCCGACGCGAGCATCAGCTACAACAGCATCCAGCAGTGGGACGACGACGACCGGCTCGACGCCCTCGTCGCGCTCTCCCGGAGCGTGTGGCGCACCCGCGCGTACGGCGACATGTGGTCGTACATGCTCGTGGCCGAGGGCGTGCTCGACGTCGCCGGCGAGCCCGACCTCAAGCCGTGGGACATGGCCGCCCTCGTGCCGATCGTCGAGGAGGCCGGCGGGCGCTTCACCTCGCTCGACGGCGACCCCGGCCCCTGGCACGGCAGTGCGCTCGCGACGAACGGGCTCGTGCACGACGCCGTCGTCGAGGTCGTCCGCCGCGCCTGAGACGGCGCTGATCCGGCACTGACCCCGTCGACCGCGGACGTACCCCTCCACCGGGGCACGTCCGAGGGCGCGGCCCGGAGCGGAAGGGAACGGTCCCGACGCACCACCACGGCCTGTACCCCAGGCCGACGCCTCCCCCGGTGCGCCGCGCTGGACGCCCCGCCGGGCGACCCCCCGGACTGGGGACAACGCGATCGGACAACTCGTCGCCGCGGCCCTCGAAGTGGTGCCGGACCTGGGTTACTGTGACGGCAGCGTCAGGTCGGAGAACGCCTCGGATTCCCTAGGTCCGAAAGCGGTGTCGGACCCGTCGTTTCTCGTCCAGAAACCCTAACCCGAGGGGTGGTACAGACGATGTCTTCATCGTTCCTGCGCGGA
The Curtobacterium citreum genome window above contains:
- a CDS encoding inositol monophosphatase family protein codes for the protein MDLSADLDFARSLADTADAISLERFRAADLHVSKKADSTHVTDADQAVERALRDRLAAERPDDAFLGEETTADTGAEATSEGHRQWVVDPIDGTANYLRGVPVWATLISLAVDGRPVLGVVSAPALGKRWWAAEGLGAHSTDGPLRVSGVAELADASISYNSIQQWDDDDRLDALVALSRSVWRTRAYGDMWSYMLVAEGVLDVAGEPDLKPWDMAALVPIVEEAGGRFTSLDGDPGPWHGSALATNGLVHDAVVEVVRRA